One Helianthus annuus cultivar XRQ/B chromosome 7, HanXRQr2.0-SUNRISE, whole genome shotgun sequence genomic region harbors:
- the LOC110867949 gene encoding inactive LRR receptor-like serine/threonine-protein kinase BIR2, protein MAPCNKPVIVTFILMVICFTLSNGANTDISCLKAFKDSMEDPENVFATWDFSNNITGNICRFMGVECWHPDEDRVLNINLSNTGLKGELPLGLASCTSMTGLDLSGNRLFGNLPYNISEMLPYLTSLDLSSNNFSGQIPRNLANCSFLNVLKLANNRFSGQIPVELGMLVRIKEFNVANNSLYGQVPVFKNVNVSAASYAGNPGLCGGPLPRCQGPVNKTGM, encoded by the coding sequence ATGGCACCGTGCAACAAACCTGTAATCGTTACATTTATATTGATGGTAATATGTTTCACATTGAGCAACGGTGCTAACACCGATATCAGTTGCCTGAAAGCCTTTAAAGATTCAATGGAAGACCCCGAAAACGTCTTTGCTACATGGGATTTTAGTAACAATATCACAGGGAACATTTGCAGATTTATGGGCGTCGAATGCTGGCATCCTGACGAGGACAGGGTCTTAAATATCAACCTCTCCAACACAGGACTCAAGGGTGAGTTACCCCTGGGACTTGCAAGTTGTACCTCGATGACGGGATTAGACCTTTCGGGAAACCGCTTATTTGGGAATCTTCCATACAACATATCCGAGATGTTACCTTATTTAACATCTCTTGATCTATCCTCAAACAATTTCTCGGGACAAATTCCTCGGAACCTTGCCAACTGTTCGTTCCTTAATGTCCTCAAACTTGCTAACAATCGGTTTTCGGGTCAAATTCCTGTAGAATTAGGGATGCTTGTTCGTATTAAGGAGTTTAACGTTGCAAACAATAGCTTATATGGACAGGTTCCAGTTTTTAAAAATGTTAACGTATCAGCAGCGAGTTATGCAGGTAACCCGGGGTTATGCGGGGGTCCTTTGCCTCGTTGTCAAGGACCCGTCAACAAAACCGGGATGTAA
- the LOC110867947 gene encoding rhodanese-like domain-containing protein 4A, chloroplastic, giving the protein MIIPLATILSYLNFTSLSHTLPYFSLMESLSIILSSSPIPPNQNPKFPKFKTTKNLKSTNTTTSLKTQSLSFLFTTFHFPLSSLASEESPTAAKIDLESVVVSIDDFFNRYPFFVAGVVFVWLYVIPATEEYLRKYKFISAIDAFKKLKDDPDCQLLDIRDSKTLRVLGSPNLKLLNKNAVQVEFRQGDEEGFLKRVKESFKDPPPANTTVCILDNLRSRFLHRFSAFNHAKANCPVFDGESMKVAELLFKNGFKEAYAIRGGVRGTNGWLEIQESLLPPSVHITLKRKVKKSTEARNNGAIEQQSEVKSQPATVAEIKQTDNGYANTSKEPKTRSSSPYPMYPDMKPPSSPTPSKPQ; this is encoded by the exons ATGATCATCCCGCTCGCCACTATCTTATCATATCTAAACTTCACCTCACTTTCACACACTCTGCCATATTTCTCTCTTATGGAGTCCCTCTCTATCATCCTCTCATCATCCCCAATTCCcccaaatcaaaaccctaaatttccCAAATTTAAAACCACCAAAAACCTCAAatcaaccaacaccaccacctccCTCAAAACCCAATCTTTATCATTCCTTTTCACTACTTTCCACTTCCCCCTTTCATCATTAGCTTCCGAAGAATCACCCACAGCCGCCAAAATCGATCTAGAATCCGTTGTGGTTTCAATTGATGATTTTTTCAACCGATACCCGTTTTTTGTAGCTGGGGTTGTGTTCGTTTGGCTGTATGTTATACCTGCCACTGAAGAATACTTGAGAAAGTATAAGTTTATATCCGCCATTGATGCTTTCAAGAAGCTTAAAGATGACCCGGATTGTCAGCTGCTGGATATCAGGGATAGTAAGACTTTGCGGGTTCTGGGTTCGCCGAATTTGAAGTTGTTGAATAAGAATGCTGTGCAGGTTGAGTTTCGACAGGGGGATGAGGAGGGTTTTCTGAAGAGAGTGAAGGAGAGTTTTAAAGATCCTCCTCCTGCGAATACCACAGTTTGTATTCTTGACAA TCTGAGGTCTCGGTTCCTCCACCGGTTTTCTGCCTTTAACCACGCCAAGGCCAATTGTCCAGT TTTCGATGGTGAATCCATGAAGGTAGCTGAGTTATTGTTCAAAAATGGGTTTAAAGAGGCGTATGCTATCAGAGGCGGGGTTAGAGGCACCAATGGGTGGCTG GAAATACAAGAAAGTCTTCTCCCGCCATCTGTACACATTACCctcaaaagaaaagtaaaaaagtcaacagaagcaagGAATAATGGAGCAATTGAACAACAGAGTGAGGTCAAAAGCCAGCCAGCAACCGTAGCCGAAATCAAACAAACCGACAATGGCTATGCCAATACATCAAAGGAACCTAAGACAAGATCATCATCTCCATACCCAATG TATCCCGACATGAAGCCGCCATCTTCCCCAACCCCATCTAAGCCTCAATAG
- the LOC110867948 gene encoding hemolysin A, whose protein sequence is MALLQLSKLPLFRRCDGASFFFSKQSYHPMNAHKTCPIRSFATLKSGKVLPVNKKKRLDEVCLEKFQQYSRNYIQSWIIQGKVIVNGKVVTKAGHQVSDKAIVEIKAEIPKYVCRAGHKLEAAIEQLGVDVTGKVALDAGLSTGGFTDCLLQYGASFVYGVDVGYGQVADKIRRDERVSVIERTNLRYLTELPQKVDLVTLDLSFISILVVMPAVVNLMKEEATLITLIKPQFEARRSQVGGGGIVRDPLVHQEVREKIVKGVEDLGFQCNGWIESPLKGAEGNIEFLACFTRTTTNSPVTTE, encoded by the exons ATGGCGCTGCTGCAACTGTCGAAGCTGCCGTTATTTCGCCGGTGTGATGGAGcctccttcttcttctccaaACAGAGTTACCATCCAA TGAATGCACACAAAACTTGTCCGATACGAAGCTTCGCCACTCTAAAATCAGGAAAAGTTTTACCAGTAAACAA gAAGAAGAGATTGGATGAAGTATGTCTCGAGAAGTTTCAGCAATATAGTCGAAATTACATTCAATCGTGGATCATACAAG GTAAGGTGATTGTTAATGGGAAAGTTGTAACTAAAGCTGGACACCAGGTCTCTGACAAAGCCATTGTAGAGATCAAGGCTGAAATACCAAAATATGTATGTAG AGCAGGACATAAATTAGAAGCTGCCATTGAACAATTAGGTGTTGATGTTACTGGAAAAGTGGCACTTGACGCAGGGCTGTCAACCGGAGGGTTTACTGATTGTTTGCTTCAGTATGGTGCTTCTTTTGTTTATGGTGTTGATGTAGGTTATGGACAG GTGGCAGATAAAATTCGTCGAGATGAACGTGTATCTGTTATCGAGAGGACCAATTTGAGATATCTTACTGAGCTTCCTCAGAAAGTTGACTTGGTGACTTTGGATCTTTCATTCATCTCTATACTTGTA GTCATGCCTGCTGTTGTTAACCTGATGAAAGAAGAAGCTACACTGATTACATTAATTAAACCTCAATTCGAGGCTCGTAGATCACAA gtAGGAGGAGGTGGGATTGTTAGAGATCCCTTGGTTCATCAAGAG GTGCGGGAGAAGATTGTGAAGGGTGTAGAAGATCTTGGTTTCCAATGCAATGGTTGGATAGAGTCTCCTTTAAAGGGTGCTGAAGGAAACATTGAATTCTTGGCTTGTTTTACCAGAACCACCACCAATTCACCAGTGACAACAGAGTAG